One genomic region from Gossypium hirsutum isolate 1008001.06 chromosome D13, Gossypium_hirsutum_v2.1, whole genome shotgun sequence encodes:
- the LOC107918456 gene encoding protein NRT1/ PTR FAMILY 7.2, with translation MACLNNICKEVSDEKKMTKEEEDYTLDGTVDRHGQPAIRSKTGTWVSGILLLVNQGLATLAFFGVGVNLVLFLTRVLGQDNAEAANSVSKWTGTVYIFSLLGAFLSDSYWGRYKTCAIFQAIFVVGLVLLSISSSAFLLYPKGCGDEETPCGTHSTFHIVFFYLAIYMVALGNGGYQPTIATFGADQFDEEDPKEGHSKIAFFSFFYLALNLGSLFSNTILGYFEDQGMWTLGFWASAGSAFVALVLFLIGTPRYRHFKPQGNPLSRFCQVLVAAIRKWKVGIMPGDDHLFETDKNESAIKGDRRILHTEGFRFLDRAAIMTPNDYATDEEKNTRGRNPWRLCTITQVEEVKCILRLLPIWLCTILYSVVFTQMASLFVEQGDAMKTTVSNFDIPAASMSSFDILSVATFIFIYRRILDPIIARIKTNPKGLTELQRMGIGLVIAILAMVAAGVVEVFRLKYANKDCPNCNNASSLSIFWQIPQYMLIGASEVFMYVGQLEFFNGQAPDGLKSFGSALCMTSISLGNYVSSLLVTMVMKISTRDNMPGWIPGNLNKGRLDLFYFLLAALTTADLMIYIICAKWYKCIKFDGRTNGDDDDNKKSRPVTVAAQAEFRV, from the exons ATGGCTTGTCTAAATAATATTTGCAAAGAG GTGAGTGATGAAAAAAAGATGACAAAGGAAGAAGAGGATTACACCTTAGATGGAACTGTGGACCGACATGGTCAACCTGCTATTCGGTCCAAAACTGGAACTTGGGTTTCTGGGATTTTACTACTTG TGAATCAAGGGCTGGCAACATTGGCATTCTTTGGGGTAGGTGTCAACTTAGTGTTGTTCTTGACCAGGGTGCTCGGCCAAGACAACGCCGAGGCCGCAAACAGCGTCAGCAAATGGACTGGAACCGTCTACATTTTCTCTTTACTCGGTGCCTTCCTTAGTGATTCTTATTGGGGAAGGTACAAAACTTgtgccattttccaagccatctttGTTGTT GGTTTGGTGTTGCTATCAATTTCGAGCTCGGCATTTTTGCTCTATCCCAAAGGTTGTGGTGATGAAGAAACACCATGTGGAACTCACTCCACTTTCCACATTGTGTTCTTTTATTTAGCCATATATATGGTAGCCCTTGGAAATGGTGGTTACCAACCTACGATTGCTACATTTGGGGCTGATCAATTTGATGAGGAAGATCCTAAAGAAGGGCACTCCAAAATTGCCTTCTTTAGCTTCTTTTATTTGGCTTTGAACCTTGGGTCACTCTTTTCCAATACTATATTGGGTTATTTTGAGGATCAAGGAATGTGGACGCTTGGATTTTGGGCATCAGCTGGCTCTGCTTTTGTGGCATTGGTCTTGTTTTTGATTGGGACACCAAGGTACAGGCATTTCAAGCCTCAGGGCAACCCTCTTTCGAGGTTTTGTCAAGTGTTGGTTGCTGCGATAAGAAAATGGAAGGTTGGGATAATGCCTGGAGATGACCATTTGTTCGAAACAGACAAGAACGAATCCGCTATTAAGGGTGATAGAAGGATACTCCACACGGAAGGGTTCCGATTTTTGGACAGAGCTGCGATTATGACACCAAATGATTATGCTACCGACGAAGAAAAAAACACAAGGGGTCGGAATCCGTGGCGTCTATGCACCATAACACAAGTTGAGGAAGTGAAATGCATATTGAGATTGCTCCCAATTTGGCTATGCACCATACTTTACTCTGTTGTGTTCACTCAAATGGCATCTCTCTTCGTAGAACAAGGAGACGCCATGAAAACGACCGTCTCAAACTTCGACATCCCAGCGGCAAGCATGTCTAGCTTCGACATACTCAGCGTAGCGACGTTCATATTCATTTACCGACGAATCCTTGACCCCATCATTGCTAGAATAAAAACAAACCCTAAGGGCCTCACCGAGCTTCAAAGAATGGGGATCGGTCTCGTTATAGCTATACTAGCCATGGTGGCAGCAGGAGTTGTCGAGGTTTTCCGATTGAAATACGCGAACAAAGATTGCCCAAACTGCAACAACGCGAGCTCGTTGAGTATATTTTGGCAAATCCCTCAATACATGCTCATAGGAGCATCAGAAGTATTCATGTATGTTGGTCAATTAGAGTTCTTTAATGGACAAGCACCTGATGGGTTAAAGAGCTTTGGTAGTGCACTTTGCATGACATCCATATCATTGGGAAATTATGTGAGTAGCTTGTTAGTGACCATGGTTATGAAAATTTCTACAAGAGATAATATGCCTGGATGGATCCCTGGTAACCTCAACAAAGGCCGTTTGGACCTGTTTTATTTCTTACTGGCGGCCTTGACGACGGCTGATCTCATGATCTACATAATCTGTGCCAAGTGGTATAAGTGTATCAAGTTCGATGGAAGGACTAATggagatgatgatgataataaaaaGTCTCGACCTGTGACAGTAGCAGCACAAGCAGAGTTTAGAGTGTAA